Proteins encoded together in one Thermococcus sp. CX2 window:
- a CDS encoding polysaccharide pyruvyl transferase family protein, giving the protein MKVRILLLRTWLLNIGNGFIEEGAKACIKKAIPQAEIIEVSGYPDHVGYYLSLKTREMLKTTLKSGLLYKSNILQAKRHTINIVELMDIQDFDLAVLPGCVMDINLIKYYPTLKTLTDNGIPLVIVGGGGNGYSLEVVKPVRNILRKIKLYGFMSRDSIAYKLYAPFAKYSYNGIDCGFFVSDYYTPPHSRKKFVVFTFDSSSEPEIPTKYPIIRAYHEPFYLASLSHPILRASQTTLSKILHLHPAKILKKSNVLVSDNIKDYLFLYANAMEVHSDRVHACVAALSYGRKAKLYSSTPRAALFNRVLDKDITKEIVRVDIDRLNYEKQKLIEEFRKITEELI; this is encoded by the coding sequence ATGAAAGTTAGGATATTGCTATTAAGGACATGGCTATTGAATATCGGAAATGGATTCATTGAAGAAGGAGCTAAGGCATGTATTAAAAAAGCAATCCCACAAGCAGAAATCATAGAAGTCAGTGGTTATCCTGATCATGTTGGATATTATTTGTCCCTAAAAACTAGAGAGATGTTAAAAACGACGTTAAAAAGCGGATTGCTTTACAAATCCAACATATTACAAGCAAAAAGGCATACAATCAACATTGTTGAGCTCATGGACATTCAAGATTTTGACCTTGCAGTACTTCCAGGTTGTGTGATGGATATAAACTTGATAAAATATTATCCAACTTTGAAAACTTTAACGGATAATGGGATTCCATTGGTAATTGTAGGAGGAGGCGGAAATGGTTATTCCTTAGAAGTTGTAAAACCTGTAAGGAACATTCTGAGAAAAATCAAGTTATACGGATTTATGTCCAGAGATTCTATAGCTTATAAATTATATGCCCCCTTCGCAAAATACTCATATAATGGTATTGATTGTGGGTTTTTCGTGAGCGATTACTATACTCCACCCCATTCCAGAAAAAAATTTGTTGTATTTACTTTCGATTCATCTTCCGAGCCCGAGATACCTACAAAATACCCAATAATTAGAGCCTACCACGAACCATTTTATTTAGCAAGCCTAAGCCATCCAATTCTACGAGCTTCACAAACGACGCTCTCAAAGATTCTACACCTTCATCCAGCTAAAATCCTCAAAAAGAGTAACGTCCTAGTATCAGATAATATAAAGGATTATCTATTTCTCTATGCAAATGCAATGGAGGTACACTCTGACAGAGTTCATGCCTGTGTGGCTGCCTTATCCTACGGACGAAAAGCAAAACTATATTCAAGCACTCCTAGAGCAGCACTATTTAATAGAGTCTTAGATAAAGACATAACTAAGGAGATAGTAAGAGTTGACATAGATAGACTAAATTATGAAAAACAAAAATTGATAGAAGAATTTAGAAAAATTACGGAAGAATTAATATAA
- a CDS encoding glycosyltransferase family 2 protein, with protein sequence MSYALITPIRNEIENMDSLFKNITSQTIQPVIWVIVDGNSTDGSFEYANTLAKKYNHPHKWIYVIKQKHYFRDKHPHLNFALAVWEGYEYAKWIAKKKKISLEYIGKVDASVKIPFNYFERLLLEFQENHRLGIASGVQYLVKDGKDIKYVSTYPYELPDTRLYRIQCIEDMGGFPITCSPDVVIVLRAINKGWKTKRVEDLPFYEYRVGGSKEGLKNGYISKGKAMYYLGYNPVLIVLNVFYYLSKKSKLGIWMFEGYVTSWMYEEEKIPDREIRKYFEKKRLKEIISLIFSK encoded by the coding sequence ATGAGTTATGCGTTGATAACTCCAATAAGAAATGAAATTGAAAATATGGATAGCTTATTTAAGAACATAACTAGTCAAACAATACAGCCAGTAATCTGGGTTATTGTGGATGGAAATAGTACTGATGGAAGTTTTGAATATGCAAATACTCTTGCAAAAAAATATAACCATCCACACAAATGGATATACGTGATAAAACAAAAACATTATTTCAGGGACAAACATCCCCATCTAAATTTTGCGTTAGCCGTATGGGAAGGATACGAATATGCCAAATGGATTGCCAAAAAAAAGAAGATCAGCTTAGAATATATAGGCAAAGTCGATGCCAGCGTTAAGATACCCTTCAATTATTTTGAGAGGCTATTATTGGAGTTCCAAGAAAATCATCGGCTAGGAATAGCAAGTGGCGTTCAGTATTTAGTAAAAGATGGAAAAGATATCAAATATGTTTCTACATATCCTTACGAACTTCCAGATACCAGGCTATACAGAATCCAATGTATAGAGGATATGGGGGGATTTCCAATAACTTGTTCACCTGATGTCGTCATTGTATTACGAGCTATTAATAAGGGCTGGAAAACAAAAAGAGTAGAGGACTTACCGTTTTATGAATATAGGGTTGGAGGTAGTAAAGAAGGTTTAAAAAACGGATATATCAGTAAGGGCAAGGCTATGTACTACCTTGGATACAATCCTGTTTTGATTGTCCTAAACGTTTTCTATTATCTAAGTAAGAAATCTAAACTTGGTATCTGGATGTTTGAAGGATACGTAACTTCTTGGATGTATGAAGAAGAGAAGATTCCAGATAGAGAAATACGGAAATATTTTGAAAAAAAACGCCTAAAAGAGATTATCTCCCTAATATTTAGTAAATAG